The following coding sequences are from one Brooklawnia cerclae window:
- a CDS encoding nicotinate phosphoribosyltransferase, translated as MTSTALLTDMYELTMIKAAMHAGTAFRRCTFELFPRRLPPGRSYGVVAGTGRALEALRAFRFGDEELAFLRANGITDPELGAWLADYRFSGNIRGYAEGDLFFSGSPIMVVEGSFAEVVLLETLLLSIFNHDSAVASAASRMTLAAEGRPIIEMGGRRTHEQASVASARAAWIAGFGSSACLEAGRSWGIPVSGTAAHAFTMLFDTEEEAFRAQLAAQGESTTLLVDTYDVDEAIRTAVRLTEGRLGAIRIDSGDLSTEVRRVRKLLDSLGATSTRIIVTNDLDEYQIAALRGAPVDGFGVGTSVVTGSGHPTCGMVYKMVSRADSDDRSAPQSPVSKKSKDKSTIGGQKFVLREIGDDGIATAEVIGVGVTPRSDSNDRMVMVDLVRDGQIVGTEPLSEARARHERAIAELPLPGRKISRAEQAIPTVFVDETGRPVDNVYVAGKPPANL; from the coding sequence ATGACGTCAACGGCTCTGCTGACCGACATGTACGAGCTGACCATGATCAAGGCCGCCATGCATGCCGGGACAGCCTTCCGCAGGTGCACCTTCGAACTGTTCCCCCGCCGTCTCCCCCCGGGTCGCAGCTACGGCGTCGTGGCAGGCACGGGACGCGCCCTGGAGGCCCTGCGCGCCTTCCGTTTCGGGGACGAGGAGCTCGCCTTCCTGCGCGCCAACGGCATCACGGACCCCGAACTCGGTGCCTGGCTCGCCGACTACCGGTTCAGCGGGAACATCCGCGGCTACGCCGAGGGCGATCTGTTCTTCTCCGGGTCCCCGATCATGGTCGTGGAGGGCAGCTTCGCCGAGGTCGTGCTGTTGGAGACGCTGCTGCTGTCGATCTTCAACCATGACTCCGCGGTGGCCTCGGCCGCCTCGCGCATGACCCTGGCCGCCGAGGGGCGCCCCATCATCGAGATGGGCGGGCGCCGCACCCACGAGCAGGCGTCGGTCGCCTCGGCACGAGCGGCGTGGATCGCCGGATTCGGCTCCAGCGCGTGTCTGGAGGCCGGACGCAGCTGGGGCATCCCCGTGAGCGGCACGGCGGCCCATGCCTTCACCATGCTGTTCGACACCGAGGAGGAGGCGTTCCGGGCGCAGCTCGCCGCACAGGGCGAATCGACGACGTTGCTCGTCGACACCTACGACGTGGACGAGGCGATCCGCACGGCCGTGCGCCTCACCGAGGGTCGTCTGGGCGCCATCCGCATCGACTCCGGTGACCTGTCGACCGAGGTACGGCGCGTCCGCAAGCTTCTTGACTCGCTCGGGGCGACCAGCACGCGCATCATCGTCACCAACGACCTGGACGAATACCAGATCGCGGCCCTGCGCGGCGCACCGGTCGACGGGTTCGGGGTCGGCACGTCCGTCGTGACGGGGTCCGGGCATCCGACCTGCGGCATGGTCTACAAGATGGTCAGCCGGGCCGACTCGGACGACAGGTCGGCCCCACAATCGCCCGTGTCGAAGAAGTCGAAGGACAAGTCGACGATCGGCGGGCAGAAGTTCGTCCTGCGCGAGATCGGGGACGACGGCATCGCCACGGCCGAGGTGATCGGCGTGGGTGTCACCCCGCGCTCCGACAGCAACGACCGCATGGTCATGGTCGATCTCGTGCGCGACGGCCAGATCGTCGGTACCGAGCCCCTCAGCGAGGCGCGGGCGCGTCACGAGCGGGCGATCGCGGAACTGCCGCTGCCCGGGCGCAAGATCAGCAGGGCGGAGCAGGCCATCCCGACCGTCTTCGTGGACGAGACCGGCCGCCCCGTCGACAACGTGTACGTGGCGGGCAAACCGCCGGCCAACCTGTGA
- the clpS gene encoding ATP-dependent Clp protease adapter ClpS has protein sequence MASEPISVHPAGGTAIDDRPAQDALTSKPWVTIVWDDPVNLMSYVTHVFSTYFNYPRSRAERLMMQVHMEGRAVVSSGGREAMERDVQAMHGYGLWATLEQAG, from the coding sequence ATGGCCAGCGAACCGATTTCCGTGCATCCTGCGGGCGGCACGGCCATCGACGATCGGCCTGCCCAGGACGCGCTGACCAGCAAGCCCTGGGTGACGATCGTGTGGGACGATCCGGTCAACCTGATGAGCTATGTCACACACGTCTTCAGCACGTATTTCAACTATCCGCGGTCGCGTGCCGAGCGCCTGATGATGCAGGTGCACATGGAGGGCCGTGCGGTCGTCAGCTCCGGGGGGCGAGAGGCGATGGAACGCGATGTACAGGCGATGCACGGCTATGGGCTGTGGGCGACCCTGGAACAGGCGGGTTGA
- a CDS encoding DUF2017 family protein, whose translation MRAFRRHRAMVSCEFEEAEVELLRGLLGQLVELLLDDAGGHFGPGTQRVAPLPDDDDIFARLEHEMTGDNQDIGDVAPHLDPVLQRLFPDAYPGDPVASHEFHRFTQTAQRDDKVVAAQVVMADLDQCDSGHCVVPDDHTDAWLKSLTNVRLALAVRLGIECAEDAEDLSELPDDNPRTWVFSIYEWLGWVQESLLAARD comes from the coding sequence GTGCGAGCGTTCCGCCGGCATCGGGCCATGGTCTCGTGCGAGTTCGAGGAGGCCGAGGTCGAGCTTCTGCGAGGGCTCCTCGGACAGTTGGTCGAGTTGCTGCTGGACGATGCGGGCGGGCACTTCGGCCCCGGTACACAACGGGTCGCTCCGCTGCCCGACGATGACGACATCTTCGCCCGTCTCGAGCACGAGATGACCGGTGACAACCAGGACATCGGCGATGTCGCCCCGCACCTGGATCCCGTCCTGCAGAGGCTGTTCCCCGATGCCTACCCGGGCGATCCGGTGGCCAGTCATGAGTTTCACCGTTTCACCCAGACCGCCCAGCGCGACGACAAGGTCGTCGCGGCGCAGGTGGTCATGGCCGATCTGGACCAGTGCGACTCGGGACACTGCGTCGTGCCCGACGACCACACGGATGCGTGGCTGAAGAGCCTCACGAACGTGCGCCTCGCCCTGGCCGTGCGTCTCGGCATCGAGTGCGCGGAGGACGCGGAGGATCTGTCGGAGCTGCCGGACGACAACCCGCGCACCTGGGTGTTCTCGATCTACGAGTGGTTGGGCTGGGTGCAGGAGTCGCTGCTCGCGGCCCGGGACTGA
- the murI gene encoding glutamate racemase: MTHASQPPEANVDAPIGIFDSGFGGLTVARAIVDLLPNEDVVYLGDTARAPYGPRPIADVRRYTLEGLDWLVDQGVKALVIACNTGSSAALRDARERYSLPIVEVILPAARKAAAITRDRQVGVICTQATATSRSYNDAMAVSGVSLLTRVCPRFVEFVEQGVTSGDELMAVADSYLRPLRERGVDTLILGCTHYPLLSGVISYLMGEDVTLVSSADECARAAFAMLTRLELLRGDAHEATRAFVTTGNPERFEGLGRRLMGGFVSGVQQVRLTRTPTPA, encoded by the coding sequence GTGACTCATGCGTCCCAGCCTCCCGAGGCGAACGTCGATGCCCCGATCGGTATCTTCGACTCCGGGTTCGGCGGCCTCACGGTCGCCCGAGCGATCGTCGACCTGCTGCCGAACGAGGACGTCGTCTACCTGGGCGACACCGCGCGTGCCCCGTACGGGCCCCGACCGATCGCCGACGTGCGGCGGTACACGCTGGAGGGGCTCGACTGGCTGGTCGACCAGGGTGTGAAGGCCTTGGTCATCGCGTGCAACACCGGGTCGTCCGCCGCATTGCGCGATGCCCGGGAGCGCTACTCGCTGCCGATCGTCGAGGTGATCCTGCCGGCGGCACGCAAGGCTGCCGCGATCACGCGCGACAGGCAGGTCGGGGTCATCTGCACGCAGGCCACCGCGACGTCGCGCAGCTACAACGACGCGATGGCGGTCTCGGGGGTGAGCCTGCTGACCCGCGTCTGCCCGCGCTTCGTGGAGTTCGTCGAACAGGGCGTCACGTCGGGGGACGAGTTGATGGCCGTCGCGGACTCCTACCTCCGGCCGCTGCGTGAGCGCGGCGTCGACACGCTCATCCTGGGTTGCACGCACTACCCGCTGCTGTCGGGGGTCATCAGCTATCTCATGGGCGAGGACGTGACGCTGGTCAGCAGCGCGGACGAATGCGCCCGCGCTGCTTTCGCGATGCTCACGAGGCTGGAACTGCTGCGCGGTGACGCGCACGAGGCGACCCGTGCGTTCGTCACCACCGGTAACCCCGAACGCTTCGAGGGCCTGGGCCGCCGCCTCATGGGCGGGTTCGTCAGCGGCGTCCAGCAGGTGCGGTTGACCAGGACTCCCACTCCGGCCTGA